In the Engystomops pustulosus chromosome 2, aEngPut4.maternal, whole genome shotgun sequence genome, one interval contains:
- the LOC140116745 gene encoding protein kinase C theta type-like — translation MASTGHRESEKKRKREEEMRKREEKKRKREKVKRKREEDSESGLKIKRRGEIAGLLEDEGPRPGSSQDPVTSSPYPDFYVYRLTIHQVLGRGGFGKVVLASFPGRNTFMAVKVVLKTPDNTAMLMRERRILQTARECPFLCHLYAAHQSQHGAYFITEYLSGGSLQALIRMCGSLNIDNVRFYTAEIVCGLQFLHGHNIVHRDLKPGNIMLDRSGHIRIIDLGLARDDVTSSNKTRGVVGTTCFMAPEVLLDEEYDAAVDWWSLGIVVSIMSSGYSPFYYGPIRSEAVESIITEMPEIPPWLASDLKHLIKNLLRKNPEMRLGVSGNIRHHPFFDSIGWEDLEAGRAQPPFTPFRAVLKNKHLQWPGDETPTNPVAEFSYMSPSWARMMERSRL, via the exons atggcgtctacaGGACACAGAGAAAgcgagaagaagaggaagagagaagaagagatgaggaagagagaagagaagaagaggaagagagaaaaggtgaagaggaagagagaagaggacagcGAGAGCGGATTGAAGataaagaggagaggagagattgCCGGATTATTAGAGGATGAAGGGCCAAGACCGGGCAGCAGCCAGGACCCTGTAACATCAAGCCCCTACCCCGACTTCTATGTCTACCGCCTCACCATCCATCAGGTGCTGGGTAGGGGCGGCTTTGGGAAA GTGGTCCTGGCGTCATTCCCCGGCCGAAACACCTTCATGGCCGTGAAAGTTGTCCTCAAAACACCGGACAATACAGCAATGTTGATGAGAGAGCGACGGATACTCCAGACAGCCCGAGAGTGCCCATTCCTATGCCATCTATATGCCGCACATCAGTCTCAGCACGGGGCATATTTCATCACGGAGTATCTGTCCGGCGGCAGCCTGCAGGCGTTAATCAGAATGTGCGGCAGCTTGAACATCGATAATGTGAGATTCTACACAGCAGAGATAGTATGTGGCCTCCAATTCCTCCATGGACACAACATCGTCCACAGAGATCTAAAGCCAGGAAACATCATGCTGGATAGAAGTGGGCACATCCGCATCATCGACCTGGGCCTTGCCCGCGATGATGTCACCTCCTCCAATAAGACCCGTGGAGTGGTGGGCACAACCTGTTTTATGGCCCCAGAGGTGCTGCTGGATGAGGAATATGACGCAGCAGTTGACTGGTGGAGCCTGGGGATTGTTGTGTCCATAATGTCATCCGGATACTCCCCATTTTACTATGGGCCCATCAGGAGTGAGGCGGTTGAGTCCATCATCACCGAAATGCCAGAAATACCACCCTGGCTGGCCTCCGATTTAAAACATCTGATTAAAAACCTGCTGCGGAAAAATCCTGAGATGCGGCTGGGTGTGTCCGGTAACATCAGACACCATCCCTTCTTTGACAGCATTGGCTGGGAGGATCTTGAGGCCGGGAGAGCACAGCCCCCATTTACACCATTCAGGGCCGTTCTGAAGAACAAACACCTGCAGTGGCCGGGAGATGAAACACCTACTAACCCCGTGGCCGAATTCTCCTACATGTCACCTAGCTGGGCCCG GATGATGGAGAGATCCAGATTGTAA